In Collimonas arenae, a single genomic region encodes these proteins:
- a CDS encoding oxidative damage protection protein, whose translation MARTIHCIKLDKEAEGLDFPPYPGELGKRIYESVSKEAWAGWLKHQTMLVNENRLNLADVRARKYLAAQMEKHFFGDGADAATGYVPPTE comes from the coding sequence ATGGCACGCACCATTCATTGCATCAAACTGGACAAAGAAGCCGAAGGCCTCGACTTCCCTCCGTACCCGGGCGAACTGGGCAAGCGCATCTATGAAAGCGTTTCCAAAGAAGCCTGGGCCGGCTGGCTCAAACACCAGACCATGCTGGTCAACGAAAACCGCCTGAACCTGGCTGACGTTCGCGCCCGTAAATACCTGGCGGCGCAAATGGAAAAGCATTTCTTCGGCGACGGCGCCGACGCTGCGACCGGCTACGTGCCCCCAACCGAATAA
- a CDS encoding glycosyl hydrolase family 95 catalytic domain-containing protein has translation MTKSKDTEFLPAVAGTIKAERGVPASPARRKLLGQMTALAASPLVAACGGGSTDSPTAAVASAAPRASSKADLPGIARTAPVAGITSQNLFYQTAGDDWARTWLPIGNGREGAMLAGGVLLEQMEFNEQSLWAGVNNFDGMAYDISGFGAYQNFGSLSLNMGASAPPAITSPNVSVGASSSGEGILSTVDGNLSTKWCIVSPPNLVTWQAALSGAAVVATYTLTSANDVPARDPLKWVVSGSNNGSSWTVLDSQNFTATPFASRGQTNSYTFSNATAYSYYKIDFSVSAAALSDGHFQIAEIGLNGVSLLQNPSAQMLYAFSPSGHGMGALSSSSSQRIDSSVDGKANTKWCVFVNPGEIVQWQMDLGAAQVMSSYALTSANDVPARDPQIWTLAGSNDALNWTQLDSKSVAPFASRGLQQTFALSGSTGYRYWRFSFDTSKCPADAGSGDPRTGHFQVAEIVLNGSGFTTAGKAVTCEYQRRLNLQNGLQTTSYLYGGNYFIRETFASKVDNVIVMQLRSETPGGLSGLLQLTSAQAGDAVTALVSANEESLSFSSSLANNGLKYAAKARLIRTNGSATQSGTNIKFSGCDSILLLLDARTNYAPSYSAGWRSSSDPLSVVNTTLSAAAAQSFATMYASHYSDFQPLMTAVDANWGSSTAALTSLPTDVRLSAYQSAAGSTDPTLEQSRFHLGRYLLASCSRKGGLPANLQGLWNNSNSPPWASDYHNDINIQMCYWSAESTALPDCHLPMSDFIVAQAPAMRVATQANFPGSTGWTARTSQSIFGGSSWNYYTPVNAWYMQHMWEHYAFSQDMNYLQTTAYPMLKEVAQFWTGQLKLNASNLYVVPSTNAGSPEQGPAEDGVMFGQELVWDVFQNYQSATAALTAAGLAPSGDSGLLATVKSMQAKLAPNLIGAKGQLQEFQEDYESSPALMQSKGLSLTHRHTSHLIAVYPGRQITPAATPSFAQAAKVALLARCGLPLGTASGNVSLANISGDSVESWTWTWRCALFARLADAENALTMIRGSLKDSTMPNLFTAMMPETFQIDGDLGMPGAMTEMLLQSHEGVIVLLPACPAAWQPSGSFTGLRARGGYKVSCAWSNGTVTSYSVIADMAPNKSAVKVSVNGVVSSIVPV, from the coding sequence ATGACGAAAAGCAAAGATACGGAATTTCTTCCTGCTGTCGCCGGAACAATCAAGGCGGAAAGAGGCGTACCGGCCAGCCCTGCGCGGCGCAAGTTACTGGGCCAGATGACCGCTTTGGCGGCATCGCCGCTGGTGGCCGCCTGTGGTGGCGGCAGCACTGACAGTCCGACCGCGGCAGTGGCATCTGCCGCTCCCAGAGCCAGTAGTAAAGCCGACTTGCCCGGTATCGCCAGAACCGCGCCAGTGGCGGGCATCACCAGCCAGAACCTGTTTTACCAGACTGCCGGCGACGACTGGGCCAGGACCTGGCTGCCGATCGGCAATGGTCGCGAAGGCGCCATGCTGGCGGGCGGCGTATTGCTGGAACAGATGGAATTCAATGAACAAAGCTTATGGGCGGGGGTCAATAATTTCGATGGCATGGCCTACGATATATCCGGCTTCGGCGCCTACCAGAACTTCGGCAGCCTGTCGCTGAACATGGGCGCCAGCGCGCCACCTGCGATCACTTCACCGAACGTCAGCGTCGGCGCTTCCAGTTCAGGCGAAGGGATCTTGTCGACGGTTGACGGCAATCTCAGTACCAAGTGGTGCATCGTCAGTCCGCCGAACCTGGTCACTTGGCAGGCAGCGCTCTCCGGCGCGGCCGTGGTTGCCACTTATACGCTGACCTCTGCCAACGATGTTCCCGCGCGAGATCCGCTGAAATGGGTGGTGTCCGGTTCCAATAACGGCAGCAGCTGGACTGTGCTCGATAGCCAGAATTTCACCGCGACGCCGTTTGCCAGCCGGGGTCAAACCAATAGCTACACGTTTTCAAACGCCACAGCCTACAGCTATTACAAGATCGATTTCAGCGTCTCGGCAGCAGCGCTCAGCGACGGCCATTTCCAGATTGCTGAAATAGGATTAAACGGCGTCAGCCTGCTGCAAAATCCGTCGGCCCAAATGCTCTATGCCTTCTCGCCATCCGGCCACGGAATGGGGGCGTTGAGCAGCTCCAGCAGCCAGCGCATCGACAGTTCGGTCGACGGCAAGGCGAATACCAAATGGTGCGTCTTCGTGAATCCGGGCGAGATTGTGCAATGGCAGATGGATCTGGGCGCGGCGCAGGTTATGTCGAGCTATGCCCTGACCAGCGCCAACGACGTTCCCGCACGGGACCCGCAGATCTGGACGCTGGCGGGTTCCAACGACGCCTTGAACTGGACCCAGCTGGATAGCAAATCGGTCGCGCCATTCGCCTCGCGCGGCTTGCAGCAAACCTTTGCGCTAAGCGGCTCCACCGGCTATCGCTACTGGCGCTTCAGCTTTGATACTTCCAAGTGCCCGGCCGATGCAGGATCCGGCGATCCCAGGACGGGACATTTCCAGGTTGCAGAAATTGTGCTGAACGGCTCTGGATTCACCACGGCGGGCAAGGCTGTCACTTGCGAATACCAACGCCGTCTGAATCTGCAAAACGGCTTGCAGACCACCAGCTACCTGTACGGCGGCAATTACTTCATCCGTGAAACTTTTGCCAGCAAGGTAGACAATGTGATCGTCATGCAGCTGCGATCGGAAACACCGGGCGGTTTGTCCGGCCTGCTGCAACTAACGTCCGCACAAGCCGGCGATGCCGTCACCGCACTGGTTTCCGCTAACGAAGAAAGTCTCTCGTTCAGCAGCAGCCTGGCTAACAACGGCCTCAAGTACGCGGCCAAGGCGCGTTTGATCCGCACCAATGGCAGCGCTACGCAAAGTGGTACAAATATCAAATTCAGCGGCTGCGACAGTATTCTGCTGTTGCTGGACGCGCGCACCAATTACGCACCAAGCTATAGCGCCGGCTGGCGCAGCAGCAGCGATCCGCTTAGCGTAGTGAACACGACGCTGAGCGCAGCTGCGGCCCAATCGTTCGCCACGATGTATGCCTCGCACTATTCGGATTTCCAGCCGTTGATGACAGCGGTGGATGCCAACTGGGGCAGCAGCACGGCCGCATTGACCAGCTTGCCGACCGATGTGCGCCTGAGCGCTTACCAGAGCGCCGCCGGCAGCACCGATCCTACACTGGAGCAGTCGCGCTTCCATCTCGGCCGTTATCTGCTCGCCAGCTGTTCAAGAAAGGGTGGCTTGCCGGCCAACCTGCAAGGCTTGTGGAACAACTCCAACAGCCCGCCATGGGCCAGCGATTACCACAACGATATCAACATCCAGATGTGTTACTGGTCGGCGGAGTCGACCGCCTTGCCGGACTGCCATCTGCCCATGTCCGATTTCATCGTGGCGCAAGCACCGGCCATGCGCGTCGCAACGCAGGCGAATTTCCCTGGCAGCACAGGCTGGACCGCGCGCACCAGCCAAAGCATCTTCGGCGGCAGCAGCTGGAATTACTATACCCCCGTCAATGCCTGGTACATGCAACACATGTGGGAACACTATGCCTTCAGCCAGGACATGAACTACCTGCAGACGACGGCTTACCCAATGCTGAAAGAGGTGGCGCAATTCTGGACCGGGCAGCTCAAGCTGAACGCCAGCAATCTGTATGTGGTTCCCAGCACAAACGCCGGCTCGCCTGAACAGGGGCCGGCGGAGGATGGCGTGATGTTCGGCCAGGAACTGGTGTGGGATGTGTTCCAGAACTACCAAAGCGCTACAGCAGCTTTGACCGCCGCAGGCTTGGCTCCCTCTGGCGACAGCGGCTTGTTGGCTACGGTGAAATCGATGCAGGCCAAGCTCGCACCCAACCTGATCGGCGCCAAAGGACAGTTGCAGGAGTTCCAGGAAGACTATGAATCCAGCCCCGCCCTGATGCAAAGCAAAGGGCTCAGCCTGACGCACCGGCACACCTCGCATCTGATCGCCGTGTATCCGGGCCGCCAGATTACGCCTGCCGCCACGCCGTCATTTGCGCAAGCCGCCAAGGTCGCGCTGCTGGCGCGTTGCGGCCTACCGCTGGGCACTGCGTCCGGTAATGTATCGCTGGCAAACATCAGCGGCGACAGCGTCGAGTCGTGGACCTGGACCTGGCGTTGCGCCTTGTTCGCACGCCTGGCAGATGCAGAGAATGCACTGACCATGATCCGGGGCAGCCTGAAGGACAGCACTATGCCCAATCTGTTCACCGCCATGATGCCGGAAACCTTCCAGATCGACGGCGACCTCGGCATGCCGGGGGCGATGACCGAGATGCTGCTGCAAAGCCATGAGGGCGTCATTGTATTGCTGCCCGCATGTCCCGCAGCCTGGCAGCCTTCGGGTTCGTTTACAGGCTTGCGCGCTAGGGGCGGCTACAAGGTCAGCTGCGCCTGGAGCAACGGCACGGTAACGTCGTACAGCGTCATCGCCGACATGGCGCCGAATAAGTCTGCGGTGAAGGTCAGTGTGAATGGCGTGGTGAGCAGCATTGTTCCAGTGTGA
- a CDS encoding ABC transporter permease gives MANIQNPASQAQQPGQGAFAAIKARIFHPATRQKLLAFASLLTLMVFFSFASSNFLEIDNLVSILQSTAVNGVLAIACTFVIITAGIDLSVGTLMTFCAVMAGVFLTYMGLPIYIGIAAAIFFGALCGWVSGVLVAKLKIPPFIATLGMMMLLKGLSLVISGTKPIYFNDTPGFSAISQDSLIGNLIPALPIPNAVLILFLVAIAAGVILNKTIFGRYTFALGSNEEALRLSGVNVDFWKVAIYTFSGAICGIAGLLIASRLNSAQPALGQGYELDAIAAVVIGGTSLSGGTGTILGTIIGAFIMSVLINGLRMMSVAQEWQTVVTGVIIILAVYMDILRRRRQ, from the coding sequence ATGGCAAATATTCAGAATCCCGCGTCGCAAGCACAGCAGCCGGGCCAAGGCGCGTTCGCGGCGATCAAGGCCCGAATCTTCCACCCCGCCACGCGACAGAAATTGCTGGCCTTCGCCAGCCTGCTGACGCTGATGGTGTTTTTCAGTTTTGCATCTTCCAATTTCCTCGAAATCGACAATCTGGTCAGTATCTTGCAGTCGACTGCGGTCAACGGCGTGCTGGCGATTGCCTGCACTTTTGTCATCATCACCGCCGGCATCGATCTGTCGGTCGGCACGCTGATGACTTTCTGCGCGGTCATGGCTGGCGTCTTCCTGACCTATATGGGATTACCAATCTATATTGGCATCGCCGCTGCCATCTTCTTCGGCGCGCTGTGCGGCTGGGTTTCCGGCGTGCTGGTGGCTAAGCTCAAGATTCCTCCCTTCATCGCCACGCTGGGCATGATGATGCTGCTCAAAGGCTTGTCGCTGGTGATTTCCGGTACCAAGCCGATCTACTTCAACGATACGCCGGGCTTCTCGGCCATTTCGCAGGATTCCCTGATCGGCAACCTGATTCCTGCGCTGCCGATTCCAAACGCCGTATTGATCCTGTTCCTGGTGGCGATCGCCGCAGGCGTGATCCTCAACAAGACCATCTTCGGTCGCTATACCTTTGCGCTCGGCAGCAATGAAGAAGCGCTGCGGCTGTCGGGCGTCAATGTCGATTTCTGGAAAGTGGCAATCTATACCTTCAGCGGCGCCATCTGCGGCATTGCCGGGCTGTTGATCGCATCGCGCTTGAACTCTGCGCAGCCGGCGCTGGGCCAGGGCTATGAACTGGACGCAATCGCCGCGGTGGTGATCGGCGGTACGTCGCTGTCAGGCGGCACCGGCACTATCCTCGGCACCATCATCGGCGCGTTCATCATGAGCGTGCTGATCAACGGCTTGCGCATGATGTCGGTGGCGCAGGAATGGCAAACCGTGGTGACCGGAGTCATCATCATCCTGGCGGTCTACATGGATATCCTGCGCCGCCGGCGTCAGTGA
- a CDS encoding ABC transporter substrate-binding protein codes for MIKRRAVNIAIGLALALGFSATAVADEVYIPLISKGFQHQFWQAVKAGAEQAAKDFNVKVSFEGPETEAMVDKQIDMLSAALAKKPKAIGFAALDSKAALPLLKKAQAAHIPVVAFDSGVDSDIPVTTAATDNKAAAALAADKMAELIGKEGEVAVVAHDQTSRTGIDRRDGFVERMKAYPKIKIVTVQYGAGDQLKSTEITKSILQAYPHLKGAFGTNEGSAIGVLNGVKEMKRKLVIIGYDSGKQQKDAIRDGSMAGAITQNPVGIGYKTVEAAVKALKGEKLPKVIDTGFYWYDKSNISDPKIAAVLYD; via the coding sequence ATGATAAAGAGAAGAGCAGTGAACATTGCCATCGGCCTGGCGCTTGCACTCGGGTTCAGCGCCACCGCAGTGGCGGACGAAGTCTATATCCCCCTGATTTCGAAAGGTTTCCAGCATCAATTCTGGCAAGCAGTGAAGGCTGGCGCCGAGCAGGCCGCCAAGGATTTCAATGTGAAGGTGTCGTTCGAGGGTCCGGAAACCGAAGCGATGGTCGACAAGCAGATCGATATGTTGTCTGCCGCGCTGGCCAAGAAACCCAAGGCCATCGGCTTCGCCGCGCTGGATAGCAAGGCCGCCTTGCCGCTGTTGAAGAAGGCGCAGGCCGCACACATTCCTGTCGTCGCCTTTGACTCGGGTGTCGACAGCGACATTCCTGTGACCACTGCCGCCACCGACAACAAAGCGGCGGCAGCGCTGGCGGCTGACAAGATGGCGGAGCTGATCGGCAAGGAAGGCGAAGTGGCGGTCGTGGCTCATGACCAGACCAGCCGCACAGGCATCGACCGCCGCGACGGTTTCGTCGAGCGCATGAAGGCTTATCCCAAGATCAAGATCGTTACCGTCCAGTACGGCGCCGGCGACCAGCTGAAATCGACCGAGATCACCAAGTCTATCCTGCAAGCCTATCCGCATCTGAAGGGCGCCTTCGGCACCAATGAGGGTTCGGCGATCGGCGTGCTGAACGGCGTCAAGGAAATGAAGCGCAAACTGGTGATCATCGGTTACGACTCAGGCAAGCAGCAAAAAGACGCAATCCGCGACGGCAGCATGGCTGGCGCCATCACCCAGAATCCGGTCGGCATCGGCTACAAGACGGTGGAAGCGGCGGTCAAGGCGCTTAAGGGCGAGAAGCTGCCCAAGGTGATCGATACCGGCTTCTACTGGTACGACAAGAGCAACATCAGCGACCCCAAGATCGCTGCCGTGCTTTACGACTGA
- a CDS encoding SDR family oxidoreductase, whose protein sequence is MDLYLAGKVVIVTGGGAGIGGAISLQLAAEGAIPVILGKSQPTPEFKTALLALQGQARIIQLDLTDEDKCRLAVEQTVAEFGRLDGLVNNAGINDNIGLDAGRVAFVESLEKNLIHYYTMAHYCVPHLKASRGAIVNISSKTAVTGQGNTSGYCAAKGGQLSLTREWAAALANDGVRVNALIPAEVMTPLYRSWIASFDHPEEKLAAITSKIPLGKRLTTAEEIADTAVFLLSPRASHTTGQWVYVDGGYSHLDRALT, encoded by the coding sequence GTGGATCTATATCTAGCAGGAAAAGTGGTGATCGTTACCGGCGGCGGCGCGGGTATCGGCGGCGCGATATCGTTGCAGCTGGCAGCCGAAGGCGCGATTCCGGTCATCTTGGGAAAAAGCCAGCCGACACCGGAATTCAAGACTGCGCTGCTGGCGCTGCAAGGCCAGGCGCGCATCATCCAGCTCGACTTGACGGACGAGGATAAATGCCGGCTGGCGGTCGAACAAACGGTCGCAGAATTCGGCCGTCTCGACGGCCTGGTGAACAACGCCGGCATCAACGACAACATCGGCCTCGATGCCGGTCGGGTTGCCTTCGTCGAATCGCTGGAAAAAAACCTGATCCACTACTACACCATGGCGCACTACTGCGTACCGCACCTGAAAGCCAGCCGCGGCGCCATCGTTAACATATCTTCAAAAACAGCAGTCACAGGCCAGGGCAATACCAGCGGCTATTGCGCCGCCAAGGGCGGCCAGCTTTCCCTGACACGCGAGTGGGCAGCCGCGTTGGCGAATGACGGCGTGCGCGTGAATGCATTGATCCCGGCGGAAGTGATGACGCCGCTGTACCGCAGCTGGATCGCCAGCTTTGATCATCCGGAGGAAAAGCTGGCCGCCATCACCAGCAAGATCCCGCTCGGAAAACGTCTGACCACGGCCGAGGAGATTGCCGATACGGCCGTGTTCCTGCTTTCGCCGCGCGCTTCGCACACAACCGGGCAGTGGGTGTATGTGGATGGCGGTTATAGCCACCTGGACCGGGCCCTGACCTGA
- a CDS encoding sugar ABC transporter ATP-binding protein, with amino-acid sequence MSLENVTKRFPGVLALDNCRFDLYPGEVHALMGENGAGKSTLMKVLAGVYPKDSGEIRIAGQLVEIPTPRAAQALGIGIIHQELNLMNHLTAAQNIFIGREPRGRFGMFLDEDALNRKTRDIFERMRLDLDPATLVSELTVAKQQMVEIAKALSFDSRVLIMDEPTAALNNAEIEDLFRIIRQLQSHGVGIIYISHKMDELRQISNRVTVMRDGQYIATVPTATTSMETVIGMMVGRQLDNSGAQAPDTSGNEIVLQVKGLQRGAFIKDVSFSLRKGEILGFAGLMGAGRTEVARAVFGADRIDAGEILVHGAKVSIRSPKDAVAHGIGYLSEDRKHFGLATGLDVKTNVAMSSMNRFLTQGLFLDQAAIRDTAQGYVRQLSIKTPSVDQPVRLLSGGNQQKIVIAKWLLRDCDILFFDEPTRGIDIGAKSEIYKLLNTLAEQGKAIVMISSELPEVLRMSHRILVMCEGRITGELSAAEASQEKIMQLATQRDDTRVVQAA; translated from the coding sequence ATGTCCCTGGAAAACGTCACCAAACGCTTCCCCGGCGTGCTCGCGCTGGATAACTGCCGCTTCGACCTGTATCCCGGCGAAGTGCACGCCCTGATGGGTGAGAACGGGGCCGGCAAGTCAACGCTGATGAAGGTGCTGGCGGGCGTGTATCCGAAGGATAGCGGAGAGATCCGCATCGCCGGGCAACTGGTGGAGATTCCCACGCCGCGCGCGGCGCAGGCGCTGGGCATCGGCATCATCCATCAGGAACTGAACCTGATGAACCACCTGACCGCGGCGCAAAATATTTTCATCGGCCGCGAACCGCGCGGCCGCTTCGGCATGTTCCTTGATGAAGACGCCCTGAATCGTAAAACCCGCGACATCTTCGAGCGCATGCGTCTTGATCTCGATCCTGCCACGCTGGTCAGCGAATTGACCGTGGCCAAGCAGCAGATGGTGGAAATCGCCAAGGCCTTGTCCTTCGATTCGCGCGTGCTGATCATGGACGAACCGACCGCGGCGCTCAACAACGCTGAAATCGAAGACCTGTTCCGCATCATCCGGCAGTTGCAGTCGCACGGCGTCGGCATCATCTACATCTCGCACAAGATGGACGAGCTGCGGCAAATTTCCAATCGCGTCACGGTCATGCGCGACGGCCAGTACATCGCCACCGTGCCCACCGCGACTACCTCCATGGAAACCGTCATCGGCATGATGGTCGGCCGTCAGCTCGACAACAGCGGAGCGCAAGCGCCGGATACGTCCGGTAATGAGATCGTGCTGCAAGTCAAAGGCCTGCAGCGGGGCGCGTTTATCAAAGATGTCAGCTTCAGCCTGCGCAAGGGCGAGATCCTGGGCTTTGCCGGCTTGATGGGCGCGGGTCGCACTGAGGTTGCGCGCGCCGTCTTCGGCGCCGACCGCATCGACGCCGGCGAGATACTGGTGCATGGCGCCAAGGTATCGATCAGGTCGCCCAAGGACGCTGTTGCGCACGGGATCGGCTATCTGTCGGAAGACCGCAAGCACTTTGGCCTGGCCACCGGACTGGACGTCAAGACGAATGTCGCCATGTCCAGCATGAACCGGTTCCTGACGCAGGGATTGTTCCTGGACCAGGCCGCCATTCGTGATACCGCCCAAGGCTACGTGCGCCAGCTCAGCATCAAGACGCCCTCGGTCGACCAGCCGGTGCGCCTGCTATCCGGCGGCAACCAGCAAAAGATTGTGATCGCTAAATGGCTGCTGCGCGACTGCGACATCCTGTTCTTCGATGAGCCAACACGTGGCATCGACATCGGCGCCAAGAGCGAAATCTACAAGCTGCTGAACACACTGGCGGAGCAAGGCAAGGCGATCGTCATGATTTCTTCGGAACTGCCGGAAGTGCTGCGCATGAGCCATCGCATCCTGGTTATGTGCGAGGGCCGCATCACCGGCGAACTGTCGGCCGCCGAAGCCTCGCAGGAAAAAATCATGCAGCTGGCGACCCAGCGCGACGACACACGCGTGGTGCAAGCCGCATGA
- a CDS encoding porin: MKTTTLHCLQAAAATVLIGAACSQAQAQTSVTIYGRVDAGVDYQSSVALKDVNGNLTGQTGSKLAASGNQWGTSMIGFKGTEDLGGGLSAFFLLESGFDATKGVTNGSALFNRRSYVGLNGGAGSIKFGKNLFIVNDVWYLDPTGQQFMGTASLVKGRNWPGANNVIEYQTPTWSGFNATAQTSLGEQAGSTKNGRSDGISLVYTNGGLELRGIYDVIRDVNGRYTNVYTASKDLIVGGTYTIDKLKLYAGYENISAPDTAAPTDPDKLNHYWIGVNYMLTPALTLIGGAFHAKLNHDAGSASLFMAGANYNLSKRTLLYAAVGTVRNKGNANFGTEFDNPLPGHAQNGGYAGISHTF, encoded by the coding sequence ATGAAAACAACAACATTGCACTGCCTGCAGGCGGCAGCCGCGACCGTACTGATCGGCGCCGCCTGCAGCCAGGCGCAGGCGCAGACCAGCGTCACTATCTACGGCCGGGTCGATGCCGGCGTCGATTACCAAAGCAGCGTTGCCTTGAAAGACGTCAACGGCAATCTGACCGGGCAGACCGGAAGCAAGCTGGCGGCGTCCGGCAACCAGTGGGGCACCAGCATGATCGGCTTCAAAGGCACTGAAGACCTGGGCGGCGGACTGAGTGCCTTCTTCCTGCTGGAATCCGGGTTCGATGCGACCAAGGGCGTCACCAACGGCAGCGCCTTGTTCAATCGCCGTTCTTATGTCGGCTTGAATGGCGGCGCCGGTTCGATCAAGTTTGGCAAGAATTTGTTCATCGTCAACGATGTCTGGTACCTTGATCCGACCGGCCAGCAATTCATGGGCACCGCCAGCCTGGTCAAGGGCCGCAACTGGCCCGGCGCCAACAATGTCATCGAATACCAGACGCCGACCTGGAGTGGTTTCAACGCCACTGCCCAGACCAGCCTGGGCGAGCAGGCCGGTTCCACCAAGAATGGCCGCAGCGATGGCATCTCCCTGGTATATACCAATGGCGGTCTTGAGCTGCGCGGCATTTATGACGTGATTCGAGACGTCAATGGCCGCTATACCAACGTCTACACGGCGTCCAAGGATTTGATTGTCGGCGGCACCTATACGATCGACAAGCTGAAACTGTATGCGGGCTACGAAAATATTTCTGCGCCCGACACCGCTGCGCCTACCGATCCGGACAAGCTGAATCACTACTGGATCGGCGTCAACTACATGTTGACGCCAGCCCTGACCCTGATCGGCGGCGCCTTCCACGCCAAGCTCAACCATGATGCCGGCAGCGCCAGCCTGTTCATGGCCGGCGCCAACTACAACCTGTCAAAACGGACCTTGCTGTACGCAGCGGTTGGCACGGTGCGCAACAAGGGCAACGCCAATTTCGGCACCGAGTTCGACAATCCTTTGCCTGGTCATGCGCAAAACGGCGGGTATGCCGGGATCAGCCATACGTTCTAA
- a CDS encoding L-fuconate dehydratase, giving the protein MTTIRSIRVLDVRFPTSQMLDGSDAMNPDPDYSAAYVVLETDRPGLEGHGLTFTIGRGNEICCAAIKAMEHLVVGLDLAWISEDMGRFWRHITSDSQLRWIGPDKGAIHLATGAVVNAVWDLWAKAEAKPLWQLVTDMSPEELVRAIDFRYLTDCITPEEALALLRAQAPGKAERIRSLQQDGYPCYTTSAGWLGYEDAKLRRLCQEAVDSGFNHIKLKVGRDLADDIRRVTIAREVIGPDRQLMIDANQVWEVDQAIAWVKQLAFAKPWFIEEPTSPDDVEGHRKIREGIGAVKIATGEMCQNRIIFKQFIMRGAIDVVQIDSCRLGGVNEILAVLLMAAKYKLPVCPHAGGVGLCEYVQHLSMIDYVCISGSKEGRVTEYVDHLHEHFVDPCVIRDANYMPPAAPGFSITMKPESLDKYQFRG; this is encoded by the coding sequence ATGACGACAATTCGCTCGATACGCGTACTGGATGTACGTTTCCCTACCTCGCAGATGCTGGACGGGTCGGACGCCATGAATCCGGATCCCGATTATTCCGCGGCCTACGTGGTTCTGGAAACCGATCGGCCGGGCCTGGAAGGCCACGGGTTGACCTTCACCATCGGCCGCGGCAACGAGATTTGCTGCGCCGCGATCAAGGCCATGGAGCATCTGGTGGTCGGCCTGGATCTGGCCTGGATCAGCGAAGACATGGGTCGCTTCTGGCGTCACATTACCTCCGACAGCCAATTGCGCTGGATCGGCCCCGACAAGGGCGCCATCCACCTGGCCACCGGCGCCGTGGTGAATGCGGTCTGGGACCTGTGGGCCAAGGCCGAAGCCAAGCCTTTGTGGCAGCTGGTGACCGACATGTCGCCAGAGGAACTGGTGCGGGCTATTGATTTCCGTTACCTGACCGATTGCATTACGCCCGAAGAAGCGTTGGCATTGCTGCGTGCCCAGGCGCCGGGAAAGGCGGAACGCATCCGCTCGCTGCAGCAGGATGGCTATCCTTGCTACACCACTTCTGCCGGCTGGCTGGGTTATGAAGATGCCAAGCTGCGGCGCTTGTGCCAGGAAGCCGTCGATAGTGGTTTCAACCATATCAAGCTCAAGGTCGGCCGTGATCTGGCCGATGATATTCGTCGGGTTACCATCGCCCGCGAAGTGATCGGCCCGGACAGACAGTTGATGATCGACGCCAACCAGGTGTGGGAGGTCGATCAAGCGATCGCGTGGGTCAAGCAGCTGGCGTTCGCCAAGCCCTGGTTCATTGAAGAACCGACCAGTCCCGACGACGTCGAAGGGCACCGCAAGATCCGTGAAGGCATCGGCGCAGTCAAGATCGCCACCGGCGAAATGTGCCAGAACCGCATCATCTTCAAGCAGTTCATCATGCGCGGGGCCATCGACGTGGTGCAAATCGATTCCTGCCGCCTGGGCGGCGTCAATGAAATTCTTGCCGTGCTGCTGATGGCGGCCAAATATAAATTGCCGGTATGCCCGCATGCCGGCGGCGTTGGCTTGTGCGAGTATGTGCAACATCTGTCGATGATCGACTATGTCTGTATTTCGGGTAGCAAGGAAGGGCGGGTGACCGAATACGTCGACCATCTGCATGAGCATTTTGTCGATCCCTGCGTTATCCGCGACGCCAACTACATGCCGCCTGCAGCGCCGGGATTTTCGATTACGATGAAGCCGGAATCGCTGGATAAATACCAGTTCCGTGGCTGA